The Oscillospiraceae bacterium genome contains a region encoding:
- a CDS encoding ABC transporter ATP-binding protein: MENKSLVAAGVCKNYGKKEVLHNVDLTLEPGRIYGLIGRNGAGKTTLLGILTAQNTLDAGSVRYGGEPVWENPAALADICFSRELSAGAGGSGANSLKVKDYMRAAAIYYPRWDQKYADELVERFGLETKKRIIKLSKGMMSMVTIIIALASRAPITILDEPVAGLDVVAREMFYKLLLEEYDATGRTFVVSTHIIEEAAAVFEEVIILDEGRLIEKAPTDELVAQFHCVSGRADEVDAACAGLTVLAAEELGRHKAATVRCPLAALEQAAAGRDVDIAPLNLQKAFVALCGHGEVQNA, translated from the coding sequence ATGGAAAACAAGAGCCTTGTTGCAGCGGGTGTTTGCAAGAACTACGGCAAAAAAGAAGTGCTGCACAATGTGGACCTGACCCTGGAACCCGGCCGCATTTACGGCCTGATCGGCCGCAACGGTGCGGGCAAGACCACCCTGTTGGGCATTTTGACCGCCCAGAACACGCTGGACGCGGGCAGTGTGCGGTACGGCGGCGAGCCGGTGTGGGAAAACCCCGCCGCCCTGGCCGACATCTGCTTTTCCCGCGAGCTGTCGGCCGGGGCGGGCGGCAGCGGCGCAAACTCGCTGAAGGTGAAGGATTACATGCGGGCGGCGGCCATCTATTACCCCCGCTGGGACCAGAAATATGCGGACGAGCTGGTGGAGCGCTTTGGCCTGGAGACCAAAAAGCGGATCATCAAGCTGTCGAAAGGCATGATGAGCATGGTGACCATTATCATTGCGCTGGCCAGCCGGGCGCCCATCACCATTCTGGACGAGCCGGTGGCAGGGCTGGACGTGGTGGCCCGGGAAATGTTCTACAAGCTGCTGCTGGAGGAATATGACGCCACCGGCCGCACCTTTGTGGTGAGCACCCATATCATTGAGGAGGCGGCCGCGGTGTTTGAGGAGGTCATTATCCTGGACGAGGGCCGCCTGATTGAGAAGGCGCCCACCGACGAGCTGGTGGCGCAGTTCCACTGTGTGAGCGGCCGGGCCGACGAGGTGGACGCGGCGTGCGCGGGGCTGACGGTGCTGGCCGCCGAGGAGCTGGGGCGGCACAAGGCCGCCACGGTGCGCTGCCCCCTGGCGGCGCTGGAGCAGGCCGCCGCGGGCCGCGATGTGGACATCGCCCCCCTGAACCTGCAAAAGGCGTTTGTGGCCCTGTGCGGCCACGGGGAGGTGCAAAATGCTTAA
- a CDS encoding flavodoxin family protein gives MGKRILVLSASPRRGGNSDILCDEFIRGAAEAGHRCEKVFLRDQTIGYCTGCGVCNTTHACVQKDDMAALLQKMADADGIVLATPVYFYTMDAQLKTLIDRTVPRYTELSGKEFWFIATAAETDPALLERTMDGLRGFTDCLEGPVERGALRAGGVWEKGEVKGTAHMQAAYRMGKNA, from the coding sequence ATGGGGAAAAGGATATTGGTCCTGTCGGCCAGCCCGCGCCGGGGCGGCAACTCGGATATTTTGTGCGACGAGTTCATACGGGGCGCCGCCGAGGCGGGGCACCGCTGTGAGAAGGTGTTTTTGCGGGATCAAACGATCGGCTACTGCACCGGGTGCGGCGTGTGCAATACCACCCACGCCTGCGTGCAAAAGGACGACATGGCTGCACTGCTGCAAAAAATGGCGGACGCGGACGGCATTGTTCTGGCGACGCCGGTCTACTTTTATACCATGGACGCCCAGCTCAAGACCCTGATTGACCGCACCGTACCCCGGTACACCGAGCTGAGCGGCAAGGAGTTCTGGTTCATCGCCACGGCGGCCGAAACAGACCCGGCCCTGCTGGAGCGCACGATGGACGGGCTGCGCGGCTTTACCGACTGCCTGGAAGGGCCGGTGGAACGGGGCGCCCTGCGCGCGGGGGGCGTGTGGGAGAAGGGCGAAGTGAAGGGCACCGCCCACATGCAGGCCGCTTACCGGATGGGAAAAAACGCCTGA
- the prfC gene encoding peptide chain release factor 3 has protein sequence MADLRQEIQRRRTFAIISHPDAGKTTLTEKLLLYGGAIQQAGSVKGKQSARHAVSDWMEIEKQRGISVTSSVLQFEYAGKCVNILDTPGHQDFSEDTYRTLMAADAAVMVIDAAKGVEAQTIKLFKVCTLRHIPIFTFVNKMDREARDPFDLMEEIETVLGIRTYPMNWPIGCGKEFKGVFDRDSRHILAFQSDGKANGVKILDKIEAALGDARLDELLTAPLHEKLTEDIELLDGASYDFDLEAIGCGALSPVFFGSALTNFGVEPFLKEFLRLAPPPLPRESLGGRVEPAQETFSGFVFKIQANMNKAHRDRIAFMRICSGRFERGMEVTHVQGGKKIKLAQSTQLMAQDRAVVDVAYAGDIIGLFDPGIFSIGDTLCTGREKIQYAGIPTFAPEHFARITQVDTMKRKQFVKGMEQVAQEGAIQIFRELGAGMEEVIVGVVGVLQFEVLEYRLNNEYNVDIRLEKLPYEHIRWIENEDLDPKTLDLTSDTKRIEDLKGNKLLLFTSPWAITWAEQHNAALTLSEFGTNE, from the coding sequence ATGGCCGATCTACGGCAGGAGATACAGCGCCGGCGCACCTTTGCCATCATCAGCCACCCGGACGCGGGCAAGACCACGCTCACCGAAAAGCTGCTGCTGTATGGGGGCGCAATCCAGCAGGCGGGCAGCGTGAAGGGCAAGCAGAGCGCCCGCCATGCGGTGAGCGACTGGATGGAGATCGAGAAGCAGCGCGGCATCTCGGTGACCAGCTCGGTGCTGCAATTTGAATACGCGGGCAAGTGCGTGAACATTCTGGACACCCCGGGCCACCAGGATTTTTCGGAGGATACCTACCGCACCCTGATGGCGGCCGATGCGGCGGTGATGGTGATCGACGCGGCCAAGGGCGTGGAGGCGCAGACCATTAAGCTGTTCAAGGTGTGCACCCTGCGGCACATCCCCATTTTTACCTTTGTAAACAAGATGGACCGGGAGGCCCGCGACCCCTTTGACCTGATGGAGGAGATCGAGACGGTGCTGGGCATCCGCACCTACCCCATGAACTGGCCCATCGGCTGCGGCAAGGAGTTCAAGGGCGTATTCGACCGGGACAGCCGCCATATCCTGGCGTTTCAGAGCGACGGCAAGGCCAACGGCGTGAAGATCCTGGACAAGATCGAGGCCGCGCTGGGCGACGCCCGGCTGGACGAGCTGCTCACTGCGCCCCTGCACGAAAAGCTCACCGAGGACATTGAGCTGCTGGACGGCGCCAGCTACGACTTTGACCTGGAGGCCATCGGCTGCGGGGCGCTGAGCCCGGTGTTCTTCGGTTCGGCGCTCACGAATTTTGGGGTGGAGCCCTTTTTAAAGGAATTTTTGCGCCTGGCGCCCCCGCCCCTGCCCCGCGAGAGCTTGGGAGGCCGGGTGGAACCCGCCCAGGAAACCTTTTCGGGGTTTGTTTTCAAGATCCAGGCCAACATGAACAAGGCGCACCGGGACCGGATCGCGTTCATGCGCATCTGTTCGGGCCGCTTTGAGCGCGGCATGGAGGTCACCCACGTACAGGGCGGTAAAAAGATCAAGCTCGCCCAGTCCACCCAGCTGATGGCCCAGGACCGGGCGGTGGTGGATGTGGCCTACGCGGGCGACATCATCGGCCTGTTCGACCCGGGCATCTTTTCCATCGGCGATACCCTGTGCACCGGCAGGGAAAAGATCCAGTATGCGGGCATCCCCACCTTTGCGCCGGAGCATTTTGCCCGCATCACCCAGGTGGACACCATGAAGCGCAAGCAGTTTGTAAAGGGAATGGAGCAGGTGGCCCAGGAGGGCGCCATCCAGATCTTCCGCGAGCTGGGTGCCGGCATGGAGGAAGTGATTGTGGGCGTGGTGGGCGTGCTGCAGTTCGAGGTGCTGGAATACCGTCTGAACAACGAGTACAATGTGGACATCCGCCTGGAAAAGCTGCCTTACGAGCACATCCGCTGGATCGAAAACGAGGACCTGGACCCCAAGACCCTGGACCTGACCAGCGACACCAAACGCATCGAGGACCTGAAGGGCAACAAGCTGCTGCTGTTCACCTCGCCCTGGGCCATCACCTGGGCCGAGCAGCACAACGCCGCGCTGACCCTGAGCGAGTTCGGCACCAACGAATAA
- a CDS encoding transporter: MDAPFPAMGRAMKHASLFAEFGCLAVAVIWGSGFIASQLAIDAGLSAPVIMALRFSIAAALMLAVCLPRLKRLRRGDLACGGLAGIFLFGAFFTQIVSQQYTTVSHCAFLTAANVVIVPFVAWALGGRRPTLRTLGLVCGVLAGIGLLTLKPGEGLSFNFGDGLALLGAVLFALHISYLGACLEGRDPLLINLVQVGAAALISLAVLFLWQGSGPPAVDWRAGLLPAVYLGAFSTCLCYLLQTVAQKHTSATRAGLLLSTEGLFGSVFSVALGYEPLTVNLLAGGALIFVCVLLLELLQETPPGPSPRRRP; encoded by the coding sequence GTGGATGCGCCTTTCCCGGCCATGGGGCGCGCCATGAAGCACGCTTCCCTTTTTGCCGAGTTCGGCTGCCTTGCGGTGGCAGTCATCTGGGGTTCCGGCTTCATCGCCAGCCAGCTTGCCATCGACGCGGGGCTTTCGGCCCCGGTCATCATGGCGCTGCGCTTCTCCATCGCCGCAGCCCTGATGCTCGCGGTCTGCCTGCCCCGCTTAAAGCGGCTGCGCCGCGGCGACCTTGCCTGCGGCGGCCTGGCCGGGATCTTTTTATTCGGCGCATTCTTCACACAGATCGTGAGCCAGCAATACACCACTGTTTCCCACTGCGCCTTTCTCACCGCTGCCAACGTGGTGATCGTTCCCTTTGTGGCCTGGGCGCTGGGCGGCCGGCGGCCCACCCTCCGCACGCTGGGCCTGGTGTGCGGCGTTCTGGCCGGCATCGGCCTTTTGACCCTAAAGCCCGGCGAGGGTCTCTCCTTCAATTTTGGGGATGGCCTTGCCCTGCTGGGTGCGGTGCTGTTTGCCCTGCACATCTCTTACCTGGGCGCCTGCCTGGAAGGGCGCGACCCGCTGCTCATCAATCTGGTCCAGGTAGGCGCCGCGGCCCTTATTTCGCTGGCCGTGCTGTTTTTGTGGCAGGGCTCAGGGCCCCCGGCGGTCGATTGGCGGGCGGGCCTTCTGCCCGCCGTGTATCTCGGGGCGTTCAGCACCTGCCTGTGCTATCTCCTGCAGACCGTCGCCCAAAAGCACACCTCCGCCACCCGCGCCGGGCTGCTGCTCTCCACCGAGGGTCTGTTCGGCAGCGTATTTTCGGTAGCGCTTGGGTATGAACCGCTTACGGTCAATCTGCTGGCGGGCGGCGCGCTTATTTTTGTCTGCGTGCTGCTGCTGGAGCTTTTGCAGGAAACCCCGCCGGGCCCTTCGCCCCGCCGGCGGCCCTGA
- a CDS encoding GntR family transcriptional regulator yields the protein MNGTLNDQSSIYLQIARMLEDSILRGIYREEEQVPSTNELARLYRINPATAAKGINLLAAEGLLYKRRGIGMFVAGGAVQAVRQKRREAFYDTYVTSLVREGGSIGLSCTDLTEMVRRACGENNNDL from the coding sequence GTGAATGGAACATTGAACGACCAAAGCTCGATCTACCTGCAGATCGCCAGGATGCTGGAGGACAGCATCCTGAGAGGGATCTACCGGGAGGAAGAGCAGGTGCCAAGCACCAACGAGCTGGCCAGGCTCTACCGCATCAACCCGGCAACGGCGGCCAAGGGCATCAACCTGCTGGCGGCCGAGGGGCTTTTGTACAAGCGGCGGGGCATCGGGATGTTCGTGGCCGGGGGCGCGGTGCAGGCGGTGCGGCAGAAACGCCGCGAAGCTTTTTACGACACCTATGTGACCAGCCTGGTGCGGGAGGGCGGGAGCATCGGCCTTTCCTGCACAGACCTGACCGAAATGGTGCGCCGCGCCTGCGGCGAAAACAACAACGACCTTTAA
- the mgtE gene encoding magnesium transporter MgtE, producing the protein MELHFNAAVLEALLKNRSYQELRDALAELNEVDIAEFLETLPPEEAVLAFRTLPKGPAAEVFAELEPETQQHIVTAATDAELAAILEDLFVDDAVDFLEDMPASVVKRILKNATPETRGLINQFLHYPPDSAGSIMTAEFTDLHPDMTVGEALSHIRRTGEDRETVYTCYVVGPRRRLLGVVTVRSLLLAKDELLVRDLMEPDVISVPTTADQEEAVRLLGRYNFLSLPVVDGEGRLVGIVTVDDAVDVMEQEATEDFEKMAAMTPSERPYLKTGVFELAKHRILWLLVLMISGMLTGGILGHYEAAFAALPMLVTFIPMLTDTGGNAGSQSSTLIIRGLAVNELSLRDLPKVLWKELRVSLLVGVVLSAVNFVRLALTYPGNELIALTVAITMLFTVMLAKTIGGALPLLAKALHMDPAIMASPLITTIVDAASLVIYFSVAQALLPI; encoded by the coding sequence ATGGAACTGCATTTCAACGCGGCAGTGCTGGAAGCCCTGCTCAAAAACCGCTCTTACCAGGAACTGCGCGACGCTCTGGCCGAATTGAACGAGGTCGACATTGCCGAATTCCTGGAAACCCTTCCCCCCGAGGAGGCGGTACTCGCCTTCCGCACCCTGCCCAAGGGCCCGGCGGCCGAGGTGTTCGCCGAGCTGGAGCCGGAGACCCAGCAGCACATCGTCACGGCAGCCACCGACGCTGAGCTGGCGGCCATTCTGGAAGATCTGTTCGTGGACGACGCGGTGGATTTTCTGGAGGACATGCCCGCCAGCGTGGTCAAGCGCATTTTAAAAAACGCCACGCCCGAAACGCGGGGCCTGATCAACCAGTTCCTGCACTACCCGCCGGACTCGGCCGGCAGCATCATGACCGCCGAGTTCACCGACCTGCATCCGGACATGACGGTGGGCGAGGCGCTCAGCCACATCCGCCGCACCGGCGAGGATCGGGAAACCGTGTACACCTGCTATGTGGTGGGCCCCCGGCGCAGGCTGCTGGGGGTGGTCACGGTGCGCAGCCTGCTGCTGGCAAAGGATGAGCTTCTGGTGCGCGATCTCATGGAACCCGACGTGATCTCGGTGCCCACCACCGCCGACCAGGAAGAGGCGGTGCGCCTTTTGGGCCGCTACAACTTTTTGTCCCTGCCGGTGGTGGACGGCGAGGGCCGCCTCGTGGGCATCGTCACGGTGGACGACGCGGTGGACGTGATGGAGCAGGAGGCCACCGAGGATTTTGAAAAAATGGCCGCCATGACCCCCTCCGAGCGCCCTTATCTGAAAACCGGGGTGTTCGAGCTGGCAAAGCACCGCATCCTTTGGCTTCTGGTGCTCATGATCTCGGGCATGCTGACCGGCGGCATCCTGGGCCATTACGAGGCCGCCTTTGCCGCCCTTCCCATGCTGGTCACCTTCATTCCCATGCTCACCGATACCGGCGGAAACGCCGGCAGCCAAAGCAGCACCCTCATCATCCGCGGCCTGGCGGTAAACGAGCTCTCGCTGCGGGACCTGCCCAAGGTGCTGTGGAAAGAGCTGCGGGTGAGCCTTTTGGTGGGGGTGGTGCTGAGCGCGGTGAACTTTGTGCGCCTCGCCCTTACCTACCCGGGCAACGAGCTGATCGCCCTCACCGTGGCCATTACCATGCTGTTCACCGTAATGCTGGCCAAAACCATCGGCGGCGCGCTGCCCCTTTTGGCCAAGGCCCTGCATATGGACCCCGCCATTATGGCCTCGCCCCTCATCACCACCATTGTGGACGCAGCCAGCCTTGTCATCTACTTCAGCGTGGCCCAGGCGCTGCTGCCCATCTGA
- a CDS encoding acetylesterase, which yields MIHTTLSFEMGGCTAALTTYFLENSPEMDPARTRPLVLICPGGGYRYTSDREAEPVALRFNSLGFHAAVLRYSVAPARFPTQLYQLAGAMALLRGRAAEFFLDPDRFFVLGFSAGGHLAASLGAYWSSDWLTHGCGLGAAQCRPSGLILCYPLLICQGGAREQLCNAALLGSGAADPGQIARISLERHVGPDFPPCFLWQGALDEDIPLQNTLRFALALEAAGRPFALRIYQTAAHGLALATEETREADGSGVCAEARRWPQEAAEWMRLSRPWGAP from the coding sequence ATGATCCACACAACGCTCTCGTTCGAAATGGGCGGCTGTACCGCCGCCCTGACCACCTACTTTCTGGAAAACTCCCCCGAGATGGACCCCGCCCGCACCCGGCCCCTGGTGCTCATCTGCCCGGGCGGCGGCTATCGGTACACCTCCGACCGCGAGGCCGAGCCGGTGGCGCTGCGCTTTAACAGCCTGGGCTTTCATGCCGCCGTGCTGCGCTACTCCGTTGCGCCGGCCCGCTTTCCCACCCAGCTTTACCAGCTGGCTGGCGCCATGGCGCTGCTGCGCGGCCGGGCCGCGGAATTCTTTTTGGATCCCGACCGCTTTTTCGTGCTGGGCTTTTCCGCGGGGGGCCATCTGGCGGCCAGCCTGGGCGCCTATTGGTCCAGCGATTGGCTGACCCATGGATGCGGCCTGGGCGCCGCACAGTGCCGCCCCAGCGGGCTCATCCTGTGCTACCCCCTGCTCATCTGCCAGGGCGGGGCCCGGGAACAGCTGTGCAACGCGGCGCTCCTCGGCAGCGGGGCGGCAGATCCCGGCCAGATAGCCCGTATCTCGCTGGAACGCCACGTCGGGCCGGATTTTCCGCCCTGCTTTCTCTGGCAGGGCGCGCTGGACGAGGACATCCCTTTGCAGAACACCCTTCGCTTTGCCCTGGCCCTGGAAGCGGCAGGCAGGCCGTTCGCGCTGCGCATCTACCAAACCGCTGCCCACGGGCTCGCCCTCGCCACCGAAGAAACCCGCGAGGCCGACGGCAGCGGCGTCTGCGCCGAAGCGCGCCGCTGGCCGCAGGAGGCGGCCGAGTGGATGCGCCTTTCCCGGCCATGGGGCGCGCCATGA
- the lacF2 gene encoding lactose ABC transporter permease, producing MNAKPAPPMPRPGRKGIITAKTAPYFFLAPMIAIFAVFMLYPVFHSLVLGFFSFDAGEYAFVGLGNYVTMLGDPVFWKALGNTFIYLLIQVPVMVILSLVLGVLIEQDFLKLRSGFRISIFLPSVTALVAYALVFKLLLNTDYGMINHLLNLFGLSPVDWLHTTWGARFSIILAITWRWTGYNTIIMIAGIKSIGSELYESADIDGASFLQKLTRITIPMVKPILLFVSITSTIGTLQLFDESYILTTGGPDNATISIGHYLYSQGFSFFKFGYAAALSWALVLIIAILSLIQFKATKGGETA from the coding sequence TTGAATGCCAAACCCGCCCCTCCCATGCCCCGCCCGGGGCGAAAGGGAATCATCACCGCCAAAACCGCGCCCTACTTCTTTTTGGCTCCCATGATCGCAATTTTTGCAGTCTTTATGCTCTACCCCGTCTTTCACTCGCTTGTGCTGGGCTTTTTCAGCTTTGACGCCGGCGAATACGCTTTTGTGGGGCTGGGCAACTACGTCACCATGCTGGGCGACCCCGTTTTCTGGAAGGCGCTGGGCAACACCTTCATCTATCTTTTGATCCAGGTGCCGGTCATGGTGATCCTGTCCCTGGTGCTGGGCGTTCTGATCGAGCAGGACTTTTTAAAGCTGCGCAGCGGCTTCCGCATCAGCATATTTCTGCCCAGCGTCACCGCCCTGGTGGCCTATGCGCTGGTATTCAAGCTGCTGCTGAACACGGACTACGGCATGATCAATCACCTGCTGAATCTCTTCGGGCTGTCGCCTGTGGACTGGCTGCACACTACCTGGGGCGCGCGCTTTTCCATCATTCTGGCCATCACCTGGCGCTGGACCGGCTACAACACCATCATCATGATCGCCGGCATCAAGAGCATCGGCAGTGAATTGTATGAATCGGCCGACATCGACGGCGCGTCCTTCCTGCAAAAGCTCACCCGCATCACCATCCCCATGGTCAAGCCCATCCTCCTGTTTGTGAGCATCACCTCCACCATCGGCACGCTGCAATTATTCGATGAATCCTATATCCTGACCACCGGCGGGCCAGACAATGCAACCATTTCCATCGGCCATTACCTTTACAGCCAGGGCTTTTCGTTCTTCAAATTCGGCTACGCCGCGGCGCTGAGCTGGGCGCTTGTGCTCATCATCGCCATTCTCTCCCTGATTCAATTCAAAGCGACCAAAGGAGGCGAAACCGCATGA
- a CDS encoding ABC transporter substrate-binding protein, with product MKKRLLALFTALALAAALAGCGGGAPAPTAQSGAGSSPEGGELTGTVTVWSWDLALVQLQVEAEKFQQLHPGVEFQFEEMGTSQVYSKLTTCLQSGIGLPGVVTIEGEQMAKFGSKFPGKFYDFTGRVNAADYLDVKIGEATVGGKLLAWPWDSAPCALYYRTDLFEQAGVDPASIVTWDDLVAAGTQIKEKTGVDLLPLPTTYNDTLYRLMLMQQGTFYFDEAGNTVVDSAESIRAMSMIQKLYQAGITYDQNSWDDFVAAITGSKVACAPDAVWEAGTFIDAAADQSGKWAVMELPRFDAEVPVKGSSNGGSVLAVPAQSESPEAAAAFVEFAMTDMDTSGFTERTIYPSYIPLLNDPVFSEGLDYFGGQPIYELFAKVGQDVTQVNYTENFAEAIDLAKNAVTKVTLNGEDPTAVMQALQKEMVEKFGK from the coding sequence ATGAAAAAACGTTTGCTGGCTTTGTTCACAGCCCTTGCCCTGGCCGCCGCGCTGGCGGGCTGCGGGGGCGGCGCCCCTGCACCCACGGCGCAAAGCGGCGCCGGCTCTTCCCCCGAGGGGGGCGAGCTCACCGGCACCGTCACCGTTTGGAGCTGGGATCTTGCCCTGGTGCAGCTCCAGGTCGAGGCCGAAAAATTCCAGCAGCTGCACCCCGGGGTGGAGTTCCAGTTCGAGGAAATGGGCACCTCCCAGGTCTACAGCAAGCTCACCACCTGCCTGCAATCCGGCATCGGCCTGCCCGGCGTCGTGACCATCGAGGGCGAGCAGATGGCCAAGTTCGGTTCCAAATTCCCCGGCAAATTTTACGACTTCACCGGCAGGGTGAACGCGGCCGACTATCTGGACGTCAAGATCGGCGAGGCCACCGTGGGCGGCAAGCTGCTCGCCTGGCCCTGGGACTCTGCCCCCTGCGCCCTGTATTACCGCACCGACCTGTTCGAGCAGGCCGGCGTTGATCCCGCCTCCATCGTGACCTGGGACGACCTGGTTGCCGCCGGCACGCAGATCAAGGAAAAAACCGGCGTGGACCTGCTGCCGCTGCCCACCACCTACAACGATACCCTCTACCGCCTGATGCTCATGCAGCAGGGCACCTTCTATTTCGACGAGGCGGGCAATACTGTGGTCGATTCGGCCGAGTCGATCCGCGCCATGTCCATGATCCAGAAGCTGTACCAGGCTGGCATCACCTACGACCAGAATTCCTGGGACGACTTCGTTGCCGCCATTACCGGCTCCAAGGTTGCCTGTGCGCCCGACGCCGTGTGGGAGGCGGGCACCTTTATCGACGCGGCCGCGGACCAGAGCGGCAAATGGGCCGTGATGGAGCTGCCCCGTTTTGACGCGGAGGTTCCTGTAAAGGGCTCCTCCAACGGCGGCAGCGTTCTGGCGGTCCCCGCCCAGTCCGAAAGCCCCGAGGCCGCGGCGGCCTTTGTGGAGTTCGCCATGACCGATATGGACACCTCCGGCTTTACCGAGCGCACCATCTACCCCTCGTATATCCCCCTGCTGAACGATCCCGTGTTCAGCGAGGGTCTCGATTACTTCGGCGGCCAGCCCATCTACGAGCTGTTCGCCAAGGTAGGCCAGGATGTGACCCAGGTGAATTACACCGAAAATTTTGCCGAGGCCATCGACCTTGCCAAGAACGCCGTCACCAAGGTCACCCTGAACGGCGAGGATCCCACCGCCGTCATGCAGGCCCTGCAAAAGGAAATGGTGGAAAAGTTCGGCAAGTAA
- a CDS encoding sugar ABC transporter ATP-binding protein — protein MSTRKGHDLPRKAITYAFLALAAFLSLFPFYFMFVSATHSTAEILSITPHLGVGGSLMENWVNLSRKMDVLRVCWNSLVMAGSYTLLTMLFHSMAGYALTKYSFKGKNLMFAVIMLTMMIPGQVLYVPLFTMISGMGWANTYSSVVLPTLANAFGIFLMRQNMLAFPNALIEAARIDGYGEISIFFRIVMPNMKPALGALGIYMFMSMWNSFMWPLIILGTKSMYNFPVALAMLDGVVWRKDYGVIMLASSIATLPILLIFLAFQKQFVAGVMSGAVKE, from the coding sequence ATGAGCACCCGGAAAGGGCACGATCTGCCCCGCAAGGCCATCACCTACGCTTTTTTGGCTCTGGCCGCCTTTTTATCCCTGTTCCCGTTTTATTTCATGTTCGTTTCCGCCACCCACTCCACCGCCGAAATCCTGAGCATTACGCCGCATCTGGGGGTCGGCGGCAGCCTGATGGAAAACTGGGTAAACCTTTCCCGAAAAATGGACGTGCTCCGCGTGTGCTGGAACTCGCTTGTCATGGCGGGCTCCTACACCCTGCTCACCATGCTCTTCCACTCCATGGCAGGCTACGCCCTCACCAAATACAGCTTCAAGGGCAAAAACCTGATGTTCGCCGTGATCATGCTCACCATGATGATCCCCGGGCAGGTGCTGTACGTGCCCCTCTTCACCATGATCAGCGGCATGGGCTGGGCCAACACCTATTCCTCGGTGGTGCTGCCCACCCTCGCCAACGCGTTCGGCATCTTCCTGATGCGGCAGAACATGCTGGCGTTTCCAAACGCCCTCATCGAGGCCGCCCGCATCGACGGCTACGGCGAGATTTCCATCTTCTTCCGCATCGTGATGCCCAACATGAAACCCGCCCTGGGCGCGCTGGGCATTTACATGTTCATGAGCATGTGGAACAGCTTCATGTGGCCGCTCATCATTCTGGGCACCAAAAGCATGTACAATTTTCCCGTGGCCCTGGCCATGCTGGACGGCGTGGTCTGGCGCAAGGATTACGGGGTGATCATGCTGGCCTCCTCCATCGCCACGCTGCCCATCCTGCTGATTTTCCTGGCTTTCCAAAAGCAGTTCGTGGCCGGCGTCATGAGCGGCGCGGTCAAGGAGTGA